Proteins encoded by one window of Candidatus Dadabacteria bacterium:
- a CDS encoding spondin domain-containing protein codes for MVSLELGRLSGTSVPSHRDGIRARERARLPNFSGIFCGPWRIATGLLLLATIMLGVPTGPARAQTDSESATYTVTFEGNWNTDSTPDGVVGGAHFTTLIGAVHNSDVTFWAVGEMATAGVERVAELGITGTFETEISNAEEGTVISIVKKNGTSATGTRTFEVEFSRTHPLLTLLSMIGPSPDWFVGVSALSLLDESDDWLPSHTVDLFPYDAGTENGEEFSLSNSATSPQGDITSLRGQGRFSDVRMARLSFTLNNVIPPLEETETGEVDTDG; via the coding sequence ATGGTTTCGTTGGAGCTAGGAAGACTGTCGGGTACGTCCGTTCCGTCGCATCGGGACGGTATCCGCGCGCGGGAGCGCGCACGTCTACCGAACTTCTCCGGCATCTTTTGCGGTCCTTGGCGCATCGCAACGGGCCTTCTCCTCCTTGCCACCATCATGCTCGGTGTGCCGACGGGACCGGCCCGCGCACAGACCGACTCGGAATCGGCCACCTACACGGTAACGTTTGAAGGCAACTGGAACACCGACAGCACGCCCGACGGGGTTGTGGGCGGTGCGCATTTCACGACCCTAATCGGTGCCGTACACAACAGCGATGTGACTTTCTGGGCGGTGGGTGAGATGGCCACTGCTGGCGTGGAGAGGGTGGCGGAGCTTGGCATCACGGGTACGTTTGAGACAGAAATCAGCAATGCCGAAGAAGGAACTGTAATATCCATCGTCAAGAAAAACGGCACCTCTGCCACGGGTACGAGGACATTTGAAGTCGAATTCAGCCGTACTCATCCCCTGCTTACCCTCCTATCGATGATCGGTCCCAGCCCGGACTGGTTTGTGGGCGTCTCCGCTCTGTCTTTGCTGGATGAATCGGATGACTGGCTACCCTCTCACACGGTAGACCTGTTTCCCTATGACGCCGGAACCGAGAACGGGGAGGAATTTTCACTGAGCAATAGCGCTACCAGTCCACAGGGAGACATCACAAGTCTCAGGGGACAGGGCAGGTTCTCCGACGTGCGCATGGCAAGGTTGAGCTTCACTCTCAACAACGTCATTCCGCCGCTGGAAGAAACGGAAACCGGGGAGGTGGATACCGACGG